The Burkholderia ambifaria AMMD genome has a segment encoding these proteins:
- the sdhA gene encoding succinate dehydrogenase flavoprotein subunit, with amino-acid sequence MAAIKTSLPRRKFDVVIVGAGGSGLRAALQLSRAGLSVGVLSKVFPTRSHTVAAQGGIGASLGNMSEDNWHFHFYDTIKGSDWLGDQDAIEFMCREAPNVVYELEHFGMPFDRNADGTIYQRPFGGHTANYGEKPVQRACAAADRTGHALLHTLYQQNVEAKTQFFVEWMALDLIRDADGDVLGVTALEMETGDVYIMEGKTTLFATGGAGRIFAASTNAFINTGDGLGMAARSGIALQDMEFWQFHPTGVAGAGVLITEGVRGEGGILRNANGERFMERYAPTLKDLAPRDFVSRSMDQEIKEGRGVGPNKDHVLLDLSHIGAETIMKRLPSIREIALKFANVDAIKEPIPVVPTIHYQMGGIPTNIHGQVVGTSRDHKEPVNGFYAVGECSCVSVHGANRLGTNSLLDLVVFGRAAGNHIVEHVKNQKEHKPLPADAGEFSLARLNKLDKSSSGEYTQDVANDIRATMQKHAGVFRTSALLKEGVEQMAGLAARVESIHLKDKSKVFNTARVEALELENLIEVARATMVSAEARKESRGAHAHSDYEHRDDDNWLRHTLWYSEGDRLDYKPVQMKPLTVESVPPKPRTF; translated from the coding sequence ATGGCTGCAATCAAAACTTCCCTGCCGCGCCGCAAGTTCGACGTGGTGATCGTCGGCGCGGGCGGCTCGGGCTTGCGCGCAGCGCTGCAACTGTCGCGCGCGGGCCTGTCGGTCGGCGTGCTCTCGAAGGTGTTCCCGACCCGTTCGCACACGGTGGCCGCGCAGGGCGGCATCGGCGCGTCGCTCGGCAACATGAGCGAAGACAACTGGCACTTCCACTTCTACGACACGATCAAGGGTTCCGACTGGCTCGGCGACCAGGACGCGATCGAGTTCATGTGCCGCGAAGCACCGAACGTCGTGTACGAACTGGAACACTTCGGCATGCCGTTCGACCGTAACGCGGACGGCACGATCTACCAGCGTCCGTTCGGCGGCCATACGGCGAACTACGGCGAGAAGCCGGTCCAGCGCGCTTGCGCGGCCGCCGACCGTACCGGTCACGCGCTGCTGCACACGCTGTACCAGCAGAACGTCGAAGCGAAGACGCAGTTCTTCGTCGAATGGATGGCGCTCGACCTGATCCGCGATGCGGACGGCGACGTGCTCGGCGTGACGGCCCTCGAGATGGAGACGGGCGACGTCTACATCATGGAAGGCAAGACGACGCTGTTCGCGACGGGCGGCGCAGGCCGGATCTTCGCGGCATCGACCAACGCGTTCATCAACACCGGCGACGGCCTCGGCATGGCCGCGCGTTCGGGCATCGCGCTGCAGGACATGGAGTTCTGGCAGTTCCACCCGACCGGTGTGGCCGGCGCGGGCGTGCTGATCACCGAAGGCGTGCGCGGCGAAGGCGGTATCCTGCGCAACGCGAACGGCGAGCGCTTCATGGAACGCTACGCACCGACGCTGAAGGATCTGGCGCCGCGTGACTTCGTGTCGCGTTCGATGGACCAGGAAATCAAGGAAGGCCGCGGCGTCGGTCCGAACAAGGACCACGTGCTGCTCGACCTGTCGCACATCGGCGCCGAGACGATCATGAAGCGTCTGCCGTCGATCCGCGAAATCGCGCTGAAGTTCGCGAACGTCGACGCGATCAAGGAACCGATCCCGGTCGTCCCGACGATCCACTACCAGATGGGCGGCATCCCGACCAACATCCACGGTCAGGTCGTCGGCACGTCGCGCGATCACAAGGAACCGGTCAACGGCTTCTACGCAGTGGGCGAATGCTCGTGCGTGTCCGTGCACGGCGCGAACCGCCTCGGCACGAACTCGCTGCTGGACCTCGTGGTGTTCGGCCGTGCGGCCGGCAACCACATCGTCGAGCACGTGAAGAACCAGAAGGAACACAAGCCGCTGCCGGCCGATGCAGGCGAGTTCTCGCTGGCGCGTCTGAACAAGCTCGACAAGTCGTCGTCGGGCGAATACACGCAGGACGTCGCGAACGACATCCGCGCGACGATGCAGAAGCACGCGGGCGTGTTCCGCACGTCGGCGCTGCTGAAGGAAGGCGTCGAGCAGATGGCCGGCCTCGCGGCACGCGTGGAAAGCATCCACCTGAAGGACAAGTCGAAAGTGTTCAACACCGCGCGCGTCGAAGCGCTCGAGCTGGAGAACCTGATCGAAGTGGCCCGCGCGACGATGGTGTCGGCGGAAGCGCGCAAGGAAAGCCGTGGCGCACACGCGCACAGCGACTACGAACACCGCGACGACGACAACTGGCTGCGCCACACGCTGTGGTACAGCGAAGGCGATCGCCTCGACTACAAGCCGGTTCAAATGAAGCCGCTGACGGTCGAATCCGTGCCGCCGAAGCCGCGCACGTTCTAA
- a CDS encoding succinate dehydrogenase iron-sulfur subunit — translation MAKRIFEVYRYDPDKDAAPRMQTYELEIQHERMLLDALVKLKAVDETLSFRRSCREGVCGSDAMNINGKNGLACLTNLNDLPQKIVLRPLPGLPVVRDLIVDMTHFFNQYHSIKPYLINDAPPPEKERLQSPEERDELDGVYECILCASCSTSCPSFWWNPDKFVGPAGLLQAYRFIADSRDTATGERLDNLEDPYRLFRCHTIMNCVDVCPKGLNPTKAIGKIKELMVRRAV, via the coding sequence ATGGCAAAACGCATTTTTGAAGTCTACCGCTACGATCCGGACAAGGACGCGGCGCCGCGCATGCAGACGTACGAGCTCGAGATCCAGCATGAGCGCATGCTGCTCGACGCACTGGTCAAGCTGAAGGCAGTGGACGAGACGCTGTCGTTCCGCCGTTCGTGCCGTGAAGGCGTGTGCGGTTCGGACGCGATGAACATCAACGGCAAGAACGGTCTCGCGTGCCTGACGAACCTGAACGACCTGCCGCAGAAGATCGTGCTGCGCCCGCTGCCGGGCCTGCCCGTCGTGCGCGACCTGATCGTCGACATGACGCACTTCTTCAACCAGTATCACTCGATCAAGCCGTACCTGATCAACGACGCGCCGCCGCCGGAGAAGGAACGCCTCCAGTCGCCGGAAGAGCGCGACGAGCTCGACGGCGTGTACGAGTGCATTCTGTGCGCGAGCTGCTCGACGTCGTGCCCGAGCTTCTGGTGGAACCCGGACAAGTTCGTCGGCCCGGCCGGCCTGCTGCAGGCTTACCGCTTCATCGCGGATAGTCGCGACACCGCCACCGGCGAGCGTCTCGACAACCTGGAAGACCCGTACCGTCTGTTCCGTTGCCACACGATCATGAACTGCGTCGACGTTTGCCCGAAGGGCCTGAACCCGACGAAGGCGATCGGCAAGATCAAGGAACTGATGGTTCGCCGCGCGGTTTAA
- a CDS encoding succinate dehydrogenase assembly factor 2: MSDDSHQSDPHRRARLRWRARRGLLENDIIFERFFSRYEHDLTDADVGALSRLLDLSDNDLMDLLLARKEPEGDLDSPEIHRLLEMLRNV; the protein is encoded by the coding sequence ATGAGCGACGATTCGCATCAATCCGACCCGCACCGTCGCGCGCGCCTTCGCTGGCGCGCGCGGCGGGGTCTGCTGGAAAACGACATCATCTTCGAGCGTTTCTTCAGCAGATACGAGCATGACCTCACCGATGCAGACGTAGGCGCGTTGTCGCGCCTGCTCGATCTGAGCGACAACGACCTGATGGACTTGCTCCTCGCGCGCAAGGAACCAGAGGGCGACCTAGACAGCCCGGAAATTCACAGGCTGTTGGAGATGCTGCGCAACGTGTAA
- the gltA gene encoding citrate synthase gives MTPSDVKATLSFSDNSPSVEMPIYKGTMGPDVIDIRKLYGQTGKFTYDPGFMSTAACNSAITYIDGDKGELLYRGYPIDNLAQNADFLETCYLLLKGELPNAAQKKEFVDTVTKHTMVHEQMHFFFRGFRRDAHPMAVLVAAVGALSAFYHDSLDINDPRHREVSAIRMIAKLPTLVAMAYKFSIGQPFVYPKNELSYSANFMHMMFSNPCEEYKVNDVLVRALDRILILHADHEQNASTSTVRLAGSSGANPFACIAAGIACLWGPAHGGANEAALNMLEQIGSPDNIPEFIKQVKDKNSGVKLMGFGHRVYKNYDPRAKLMRETCYEVLNELGLHDDPLFKLAMQLEKIALEDEYFVSRKLYPNVDFYSGIVQRALGIPTSMFTCIFAMARTVGWIAQWNEMIADPEQKIGRPRQLFIGDAPREAKPINAR, from the coding sequence ATGACTCCGTCTGATGTTAAAGCCACGCTATCGTTCAGCGACAACTCGCCGAGCGTCGAAATGCCGATCTACAAGGGGACGATGGGCCCGGACGTGATCGACATCCGCAAGCTGTACGGCCAGACCGGCAAGTTCACTTACGACCCGGGCTTCATGTCGACGGCAGCTTGTAATTCGGCGATCACGTACATCGACGGCGACAAGGGCGAACTGCTGTACCGCGGCTACCCGATCGACAACCTCGCGCAGAACGCCGACTTCCTTGAGACCTGCTACCTGCTGCTGAAGGGCGAGCTGCCGAACGCCGCGCAAAAGAAGGAATTCGTCGACACCGTCACGAAGCACACGATGGTGCACGAGCAGATGCACTTCTTCTTCCGTGGCTTCCGTCGCGACGCGCACCCGATGGCGGTGCTGGTGGCGGCCGTCGGCGCGCTGTCGGCGTTCTACCACGACTCGCTCGACATCAACGATCCGCGTCACCGTGAAGTATCGGCGATCCGCATGATCGCGAAGCTGCCGACGCTCGTCGCGATGGCGTACAAGTTCAGCATCGGCCAGCCGTTCGTTTATCCGAAGAACGAACTGTCGTACAGCGCGAACTTCATGCACATGATGTTCTCGAACCCGTGCGAAGAGTACAAGGTCAACGACGTGCTCGTGCGCGCGCTCGACCGTATCCTGATCCTGCACGCCGATCACGAGCAGAACGCATCGACGTCGACGGTCCGCCTGGCCGGCTCGTCGGGCGCGAACCCGTTCGCGTGTATCGCTGCCGGTATCGCATGTCTGTGGGGCCCGGCGCACGGTGGTGCGAACGAAGCCGCGCTGAACATGCTCGAGCAAATCGGTTCGCCGGACAACATCCCCGAATTCATCAAGCAGGTGAAGGACAAGAATTCGGGCGTGAAGCTGATGGGTTTCGGCCACCGCGTGTACAAGAACTACGACCCGCGTGCGAAGCTGATGCGCGAGACGTGCTACGAAGTGCTGAACGAACTGGGCCTGCACGACGACCCGCTGTTCAAGCTCGCGATGCAGCTCGAGAAGATCGCGCTGGAAGACGAATACTTCGTGTCGCGCAAGCTGTACCCGAACGTCGACTTCTACTCGGGCATCGTTCAGCGCGCGCTGGGCATCCCGACGTCGATGTTCACGTGTATCTTCGCGATGGCACGTACGGTCGGCTGGATCGCACAGTGGAACGAAATGATTGCGGATCCGGAGCAGAAGATCGGCCGTCCGCGTCAGCTGTTCATCGGCGACGCGCCGCGCGAAGCGAAGCCGATCAACGCACGTTAA
- a CDS encoding helix-turn-helix domain-containing protein: MKPQYEHVAFAPGCSIRVYHRQLARIPFEWHRHPEYELTLTLNSRGRRFVGDHVARYTDDDLVLVPPNLPHTWSSNARIDRDAPEVALVVWFDGDWARRVADCCPEYAPLRSLLRRAAPGLAFDAATARAMRERLPRLLDPSPRVRLAAALDTLADLAEAGGEPLATAQAYERADAATPSADSAAPEAERLDRVLDAIDRHFHEPLRIDALAAVAHMSERTLQRLFVRHLGESVGRYVQRLRLAHACRHLVGTDWPIATVAARCGIPNAANFNRQFLAARGMTPGAYRQFFAQHGHAPDADAPPLDTRPPSLERGTGPAHGQRRPRK; encoded by the coding sequence ATGAAACCGCAGTACGAGCATGTGGCGTTCGCCCCCGGCTGTTCGATCCGCGTGTACCACCGCCAGCTCGCACGCATTCCGTTCGAATGGCATCGCCATCCCGAGTACGAACTGACGCTGACACTGAACAGCCGCGGCCGACGCTTCGTCGGCGATCACGTCGCCCGCTACACGGACGACGACCTGGTGCTCGTGCCGCCCAACCTGCCGCATACGTGGTCATCGAACGCGCGCATCGATCGCGACGCGCCGGAAGTCGCGCTCGTCGTCTGGTTCGACGGCGACTGGGCGCGGCGCGTGGCCGACTGCTGTCCCGAGTACGCGCCGCTGCGCTCGCTGCTGCGGCGCGCGGCGCCCGGCCTCGCTTTCGACGCCGCGACGGCCCGCGCGATGCGCGAGCGACTGCCGCGCTTGCTCGACCCGTCGCCGCGCGTGCGCCTCGCGGCCGCGCTCGACACGCTCGCCGACCTTGCGGAAGCCGGCGGCGAGCCGCTCGCCACCGCGCAGGCCTACGAGCGGGCCGACGCGGCGACGCCATCGGCCGACTCGGCCGCGCCCGAAGCCGAGCGCCTCGATCGCGTGCTCGATGCGATCGACCGGCACTTCCACGAGCCACTGCGCATCGACGCGCTGGCCGCGGTCGCACACATGTCCGAGCGTACGCTGCAGCGGCTGTTCGTGCGGCACCTCGGCGAAAGCGTCGGCCGCTACGTGCAGCGGCTGCGGCTCGCGCATGCGTGCCGCCATCTGGTCGGCACCGACTGGCCGATAGCGACGGTGGCCGCGCGCTGCGGCATTCCGAATGCCGCGAACTTCAACCGCCAGTTCCTCGCCGCGCGCGGGATGACGCCCGGCGCTTACCGGCAGTTCTTCGCGCAGCACGGCCACGCGCCCGACGCCGACGCGCCGCCGCTCGACACGCGGCCGCCGTCGCTGGAACGCGGGACCGGACCGGCCCATGGCCAACGCCGGCCGCGCAAATGA
- a CDS encoding VOC family protein, with translation MFSHVCVGVRDTARAYDFYAPLFAELGLRLKFSEPDGWSGWMPADADRPLFFFGRPLDGRAPEPGNGHTIAFDAQTRAQVDRCHALALQHGGTCEGPPGLRPHYHRDYYGAYFRDPDGNKLCVVCHRPE, from the coding sequence ATGTTTTCACATGTTTGCGTGGGCGTGCGCGATACCGCGCGCGCGTACGACTTCTACGCGCCGCTGTTCGCGGAACTCGGCCTGCGTCTCAAATTCAGCGAACCGGACGGCTGGTCGGGCTGGATGCCGGCCGACGCCGATCGGCCGCTGTTCTTCTTCGGTAGGCCGCTCGACGGCCGCGCGCCGGAACCGGGCAATGGCCACACGATCGCGTTCGACGCGCAAACGCGGGCGCAGGTCGACCGCTGCCATGCGCTTGCACTGCAGCACGGCGGCACCTGCGAAGGGCCGCCGGGCCTGCGGCCGCACTATCACCGCGACTACTACGGCGCGTATTTCCGCGACCCGGACGGCAACAAGCTGTGCGTGGTCTGCCACCGTCCCGAGTAG
- a CDS encoding DUF1479 domain-containing protein, with translation MHLTIDDLPAAIRAAKRALRADLPGYAATFRELEGDIARQVDAIRRAHAHGHDVIPVLRFADIANGTVDPQTIAAIRTHGAAVIRGVFDAAQARDWNDEIGAYLDANRFAERLHARAEDRYFGNLASGKPQIYGVYWSKPQVAARQSPALTQARVFMNRLWRHADGQRTHFDPDRVPAYADRIRRRPPGSTSLGLSPHVDGGSVERWLGANFRQVYRHVLGGQWRDYDPFDAAFRPDVEEIPSPAVCSMFRTFQGWTALTPQGPGDGTLQLIPVANAMAYVVLRALQDDVADDNLCGARPGRALSILPEWHALLLDALVPIPHMEPGDAVFWHGDVVHAVEDAHRGSGDSNVMYIAAAPGCAKNDAYLQRQRLAFLRGDSPPDFPADHFEVEFDGRGGEGDLTALGRAQMGFGPLAA, from the coding sequence ATGCACCTGACGATCGACGATTTGCCGGCCGCGATCCGCGCGGCGAAAAGGGCGCTGCGCGCCGACCTGCCCGGATACGCGGCCACATTCCGCGAGCTGGAGGGCGATATCGCGCGGCAGGTCGATGCGATCCGCCGGGCACACGCGCACGGCCATGACGTGATTCCGGTGCTGCGGTTCGCGGATATCGCGAACGGCACCGTCGATCCACAGACGATCGCCGCGATCCGCACGCACGGTGCGGCGGTGATCCGTGGCGTGTTCGACGCGGCGCAGGCGCGTGACTGGAATGACGAGATCGGCGCGTACCTGGACGCGAACCGCTTCGCCGAGCGGCTGCATGCGCGTGCCGAGGACCGCTACTTTGGCAACCTCGCGTCGGGCAAGCCGCAGATCTACGGCGTCTACTGGTCGAAGCCGCAGGTGGCCGCGCGCCAGTCGCCGGCGCTCACGCAGGCACGCGTGTTCATGAACCGCCTGTGGCGGCATGCGGACGGCCAGCGCACGCACTTCGATCCCGACCGGGTGCCGGCCTACGCGGACCGGATTCGCCGCCGGCCGCCGGGCTCCACGTCGCTCGGGCTGTCGCCGCATGTCGACGGCGGCTCGGTCGAACGCTGGCTCGGCGCGAATTTCCGGCAGGTCTATCGCCACGTACTGGGCGGCCAGTGGCGCGATTACGACCCGTTCGACGCCGCGTTTCGTCCCGATGTCGAGGAGATTCCGTCGCCGGCCGTATGCTCGATGTTCCGCACGTTCCAGGGCTGGACCGCGCTGACGCCGCAGGGGCCCGGCGACGGCACGCTGCAGCTGATTCCGGTGGCGAACGCGATGGCGTACGTCGTGCTGCGCGCGCTGCAGGACGACGTCGCCGACGACAACCTGTGCGGCGCGCGTCCGGGCCGCGCGCTGTCGATCCTGCCCGAATGGCATGCGCTGCTGCTCGACGCGCTGGTGCCGATTCCGCACATGGAGCCGGGCGATGCCGTGTTCTGGCACGGCGACGTCGTGCACGCGGTCGAGGATGCGCATCGCGGCAGCGGCGACAGCAACGTGATGTACATCGCGGCCGCGCCCGGCTGCGCGAAGAACGACGCGTACCTGCAGCGCCAGCGGCTCGCGTTCCTGCGTGGCGACAGCCCGCCGGATTTCCCGGCCGATCATTTCGAGGTGGAATTCGACGGACGGGGTGGCGAGGGCGACCTTACGGCGCTTGGCCGTGCGCAAATGGGGTTCGGGCCGCTCGCTGCATGA
- a CDS encoding dimethylarginine dimethylaminohydrolase family protein yields MQFTQAIVRRPAPSCGAGLTTATLGAPDYDKTLTQFHAYCDALRGLGVELTELPPLDAFPDAHFVEDVAVVTPEFAVITRPGAPARRGETVHIEAALGAHRDLLPMQAGRLDGGDVMLVGKRFYIGLTGRTDAEGIAAFEALVSRFGYSVVAVPVAAGLHLKSVVNALGDDTLLVTEALAAHPAFADYRRIAISAADEYAGNTLRVNGTLITPAGYPRVHDAIGSLGLPLHVIDTSEFRKMDGGLTCLSLRF; encoded by the coding sequence ATGCAATTCACGCAAGCGATCGTTCGCCGTCCCGCGCCGTCCTGTGGCGCGGGTCTTACCACCGCCACGCTCGGCGCGCCCGACTACGACAAGACGCTCACGCAGTTCCACGCATACTGCGACGCGCTCCGCGGGCTCGGCGTCGAGCTGACCGAACTGCCGCCGCTCGACGCATTCCCCGATGCGCATTTCGTCGAGGACGTCGCCGTCGTGACACCCGAATTCGCGGTGATCACGCGTCCCGGCGCGCCTGCGCGGCGCGGCGAGACGGTGCACATCGAAGCCGCGCTCGGCGCGCATCGCGACCTGCTGCCGATGCAGGCAGGCCGTCTCGATGGCGGCGACGTGATGCTGGTCGGCAAGCGCTTCTACATCGGCCTCACGGGCCGCACCGACGCCGAAGGCATCGCCGCGTTCGAAGCGCTGGTGTCGCGCTTTGGCTATTCGGTCGTCGCGGTGCCGGTCGCCGCGGGCCTGCATCTGAAGTCGGTCGTCAACGCGCTCGGCGACGACACGCTGCTCGTGACCGAGGCGCTGGCCGCACACCCGGCATTCGCCGACTATCGCCGGATCGCGATCTCGGCCGCCGACGAATACGCGGGCAACACGCTGCGCGTGAACGGCACGCTGATCACACCGGCCGGCTATCCGCGCGTGCACGACGCGATCGGCTCGCTCGGGCTGCCGCTGCACGTGATCGACACGAGCGAGTTCCGCAAGATGGACGGCGGCCTGACCTGCCTGTCGCTGAGGTTCTAG
- a CDS encoding Lrp/AsnC family transcriptional regulator, whose translation MTDKKMQLDKIDLRILDILRTDGRISYRKLSELVNLTPRPCQARVERLEALGVIEGYRAVIKALRATKPIVVIAQIVLADHGRSQAPFEEEMRTNPAVLDCWLVSGTFDFLVRLACEDLDEYRRIANVWLESPRFRIEKIVTTAELQAIKRSIV comes from the coding sequence ATGACCGACAAGAAGATGCAGCTCGACAAGATCGATCTCCGGATCCTCGACATCCTGCGTACCGACGGACGGATTTCGTACCGCAAGCTGTCGGAGCTCGTGAACCTCACGCCGCGTCCGTGCCAGGCGCGCGTGGAGCGGCTCGAGGCGCTCGGCGTGATCGAAGGCTACCGCGCGGTGATCAAGGCGCTGCGCGCGACCAAGCCGATCGTCGTGATCGCGCAGATCGTGCTGGCCGATCACGGGCGTTCGCAGGCGCCGTTCGAGGAGGAAATGCGGACCAATCCGGCCGTGCTCGACTGCTGGCTCGTCAGCGGCACGTTCGATTTTCTCGTGAGGCTCGCGTGCGAGGATCTCGACGAATACCGGCGGATCGCGAACGTGTGGCTGGAAAGCCCGCGGTTCCGGATCGAGAAGATTGTGACGACCGCCGAGCTGCAGGCGATCAAGCGCAGCATCGTCTGA
- a CDS encoding amino acid permease → MDALQAAAQTAAPSGTALKRRLQGRHIAMIAIGGSIGTGLFVASGASVAQAGPGGAIAAYVAIGLMVYFVVTGLGEMAALMPVSGSFAIYGEKYVDEGFGVALGWTYWYSWAVTIAIELVAAQIVMRYWFPAIPGVWWGAGFLVLIFLLNTLSVRGFGESEYWFSLIKVVTVIAFIAAGLLIAAGLLGNGQPVGWRNFRTGDAPFVGGVHAMMSVALIAGFSFLGTELVGITAGESENPRKTIPRAVKQIFWRIMLFYVFAIFVIGLLVPYTDPNLLKSDVTDIGVSPFTLVFSHAGFPLAAGAMNLVILTAVLSAGNSGTYAATRMLYNLAAEGRAPAMFATLSPGGVPRNALYATMAVGGLCFLTSLTSNQSIYLWLLNTVGITGFIAWLGIAVCHYRFRKGFVKQGYRLEQLPYRAKWFPFGPLFAICIVISLGQDYQAFFAARINWMEVLSIYVWIPLFVAIWWAYRRVRKSRLVRYEEMDIGPWLTRSVEAVDAAVTQHGQHGQSR, encoded by the coding sequence ATGGATGCTTTGCAAGCGGCAGCGCAGACGGCCGCGCCGTCCGGGACGGCGCTCAAGCGTCGGCTGCAGGGCCGCCACATCGCGATGATCGCGATCGGCGGCTCGATCGGCACGGGGCTGTTCGTCGCGTCGGGCGCGTCGGTCGCGCAGGCGGGGCCGGGCGGCGCGATCGCCGCGTATGTCGCGATCGGTCTGATGGTCTATTTCGTCGTCACGGGGCTCGGCGAGATGGCCGCGCTGATGCCGGTGTCGGGCTCGTTCGCGATCTACGGCGAGAAATACGTCGACGAAGGCTTCGGCGTCGCGCTCGGCTGGACCTACTGGTACAGCTGGGCCGTGACGATCGCGATCGAGCTGGTCGCCGCGCAGATCGTGATGCGCTACTGGTTTCCCGCGATACCGGGCGTATGGTGGGGTGCGGGGTTCCTGGTGCTGATCTTCCTGCTGAACACGCTGTCCGTGCGCGGCTTTGGCGAATCGGAATACTGGTTCTCGCTGATCAAGGTCGTCACCGTGATCGCGTTCATCGCGGCGGGGTTGCTGATCGCGGCCGGGCTGCTCGGCAACGGGCAGCCGGTCGGCTGGCGCAACTTCAGGACCGGCGACGCGCCGTTCGTCGGCGGCGTGCACGCGATGATGAGCGTCGCGCTGATCGCGGGCTTCTCGTTTCTCGGCACCGAGCTGGTCGGCATCACGGCCGGCGAATCGGAAAACCCGCGCAAGACGATCCCGCGCGCGGTGAAGCAGATCTTCTGGCGGATCATGCTGTTCTACGTGTTCGCGATCTTCGTGATCGGCCTGCTGGTGCCGTACACCGATCCGAACCTGCTGAAGAGCGACGTGACCGATATCGGCGTGAGCCCGTTCACGCTCGTGTTCAGCCACGCGGGCTTTCCGCTCGCGGCTGGCGCGATGAACCTCGTGATCCTGACGGCCGTGCTGTCGGCCGGCAATTCCGGCACGTATGCGGCCACGCGAATGCTGTACAACCTCGCGGCGGAGGGCCGTGCGCCCGCGATGTTCGCGACGCTGTCGCCGGGCGGCGTGCCGCGCAACGCGCTGTACGCGACGATGGCGGTGGGCGGGCTGTGCTTTCTCACGTCGCTGACCAGCAACCAGAGCATCTATCTGTGGCTGCTCAATACGGTCGGCATCACCGGCTTCATCGCGTGGCTGGGCATCGCGGTCTGCCATTACCGGTTCCGCAAGGGCTTCGTGAAGCAGGGCTACCGGCTCGAGCAACTGCCGTACCGCGCGAAGTGGTTCCCGTTCGGGCCGCTGTTCGCGATCTGCATCGTGATCTCGCTCGGGCAGGATTACCAGGCGTTCTTCGCGGCCCGCATCAACTGGATGGAAGTGCTGTCGATCTATGTGTGGATCCCGCTGTTCGTCGCGATCTGGTGGGCGTATCGCCGCGTGCGCAAGAGCCGGCTCGTGCGGTACGAGGAGATGGATATCGGGCCGTGGCTCACGCGCTCGGTGGAGGCCGTCGATGCGGCGGTCACGCAACACGGGCAGCACGGGCAGTCGCGCTGA
- a CDS encoding glutathione S-transferase: protein MRYELYYWPEIQGRGEYVRLALEAAEADYVDVARESGRGMGVSAMMRMMDSTKDECVPFAPPFLKAGDVVVGQVANILLFLGARLGLAPDDEAGRLWVHQLQLTVADFVTEIHDTHHPIGSGLYYEDQKAEAAERAADFLEHRLPKYLGYFDRVLAQNPHKGGYLAGSALSYADLSIFQLIEGLRYAFPKAMKRAERKVEGLVGLHDRVAQHPPIVRYLESKRRIPFNDMGIFRHYPELDK, encoded by the coding sequence ATGCGATATGAACTCTATTACTGGCCCGAGATCCAGGGCCGCGGCGAATACGTGCGGCTCGCGCTCGAGGCGGCCGAGGCCGACTATGTCGACGTCGCGCGCGAATCGGGGCGCGGCATGGGCGTGTCGGCGATGATGCGCATGATGGACAGCACGAAGGACGAATGCGTGCCGTTCGCGCCGCCGTTCCTGAAGGCCGGCGACGTGGTCGTCGGGCAGGTCGCGAACATCCTGCTGTTTCTCGGCGCGCGGCTCGGGCTCGCGCCCGATGACGAAGCCGGGCGACTGTGGGTGCATCAGCTCCAGCTGACGGTCGCCGATTTCGTCACCGAGATCCACGACACACATCACCCGATCGGCAGCGGCTTGTACTACGAAGACCAGAAGGCCGAGGCCGCCGAGCGCGCGGCCGACTTCCTCGAGCACCGGCTGCCGAAATACCTCGGCTACTTCGATCGCGTGCTCGCGCAGAATCCGCACAAGGGCGGCTATCTCGCCGGCAGCGCGCTCAGTTACGCGGACCTGTCGATATTCCAGCTGATCGAAGGCCTGCGCTACGCGTTTCCGAAGGCGATGAAGCGCGCGGAGCGCAAGGTCGAGGGGCTCGTCGGCCTGCACGATCGCGTCGCGCAGCATCCGCCGATCGTGCGTTATCTCGAGTCCAAGCGCCGCATCCCGTTCAACGACATGGGGATCTTCCGGCACTATCCGGAGCTCGACAAATAG
- a CDS encoding cupin domain-containing protein, which yields MKLGINDSLARLDAEGTLFTTLFRHGTLDIELYRPRGEDLQTPHTRDEVYVIAAGTSRFVLDGRECGVAAGDVLFVPAFAAHRFAGFSDDFSTWVFFHGPEGGESGERST from the coding sequence ATGAAGCTCGGCATCAATGACTCGCTCGCCCGCCTCGACGCTGAAGGCACGCTGTTCACGACGCTGTTTCGCCACGGCACGCTCGACATCGAGTTGTACCGGCCGCGCGGCGAGGACCTGCAAACGCCGCATACGCGCGACGAGGTCTACGTGATTGCCGCGGGCACGTCGCGGTTCGTCCTCGACGGACGCGAATGCGGCGTCGCGGCCGGCGACGTGCTGTTCGTGCCCGCGTTCGCGGCGCATCGCTTCGCCGGCTTCTCCGACGACTTCTCGACCTGGGTGTTCTTCCATGGCCCGGAAGGCGGCGAAAGCGGCGAGCGCAGCACCTGA